In Brevibacillus brevis NBRC 100599, a single genomic region encodes these proteins:
- a CDS encoding trans-sulfuration enzyme family protein, producing MINVAERFETKTVHIGHDPLQGVKSKTTPIYQTSVFAFEGLEEVEQYYVGEGEYLYTRNGNPNQAELAHAIAALEGAEAGVSAASGMGAIMAGLLAVLSPGDHVLASHEIYGGTYALLHKELSRFGIELGCIQLGQTTKLADHVRPTTRLFFVESITNPLLTVVDLPYWIKEAKRLGLTVMVDNTFATPYLVQPVSFGADLVVHSGTKYIGGHSDVTSGVLVGSQAIIKRATEIVVNYGASLSPFEAWLTSRGLKTLAVRMERQCDNASQIAAFLRDHPAVARVYYPSPTETFFFSRQKQGAMISFALADETKIYDFYRALDWIKLAPSLAGVETSVSHPVTTSHRAFSEEQRKETGITMGLVRLSVGIEAVQDIQIALDAALGK from the coding sequence GTGATCAATGTGGCAGAGCGATTTGAGACCAAAACGGTACATATCGGACATGACCCTTTGCAGGGAGTAAAGAGCAAAACGACACCGATTTATCAAACCTCTGTTTTTGCCTTCGAAGGCTTGGAAGAAGTAGAACAATACTACGTCGGCGAAGGTGAATACTTGTACACCCGAAATGGAAATCCCAACCAGGCTGAGCTAGCTCATGCAATCGCAGCTTTAGAAGGCGCCGAGGCAGGTGTCAGTGCTGCCTCCGGTATGGGAGCGATCATGGCGGGTTTACTTGCCGTTCTTTCCCCTGGCGATCACGTTCTGGCATCCCATGAAATTTATGGGGGTACCTATGCTCTACTGCATAAGGAGCTGTCGCGGTTTGGAATCGAGCTTGGATGCATTCAGCTTGGGCAAACGACAAAGCTTGCTGATCATGTTCGCCCGACCACGCGGCTGTTTTTCGTGGAGAGTATCACCAATCCGCTATTGACTGTTGTAGATTTGCCATACTGGATCAAGGAAGCAAAAAGACTTGGCTTAACCGTCATGGTGGATAATACGTTTGCGACCCCGTATTTGGTACAACCCGTTTCATTCGGAGCAGATCTTGTCGTGCACAGTGGAACCAAATACATAGGTGGACATAGCGATGTGACGTCAGGTGTTTTGGTTGGATCACAGGCGATAATCAAGCGTGCTACCGAGATCGTAGTCAACTACGGTGCGTCCCTCAGTCCTTTTGAGGCTTGGTTGACATCGCGGGGTTTGAAAACACTGGCAGTGAGAATGGAGCGTCAATGCGATAATGCCAGTCAGATTGCTGCGTTTCTTCGTGATCATCCTGCAGTTGCACGGGTGTATTACCCAAGTCCTACGGAGACCTTCTTTTTTTCAAGGCAAAAACAGGGGGCAATGATATCCTTTGCTCTGGCAGACGAGACAAAGATTTACGATTTTTACCGGGCACTTGACTGGATCAAGCTGGCTCCGTCTCTGGCAGGTGTGGAGACGAGTGTATCTCATCCAGTTACGACGTCTCACCGTGCTTTTTCTGAAGAGCAGCGCAAGGAAACGGGAATCACGATGGGACTGGTACGGTTATCGGTCGGAATCGAGGCTGTTCAAGACATTCAGATAGCATTAGATGCCGCATTAGGGAAATAA
- a CDS encoding peptidylprolyl isomerase: MRKMMTTLFTCLTAIALVTGCSTGSNQAAPNQPTTPAEKPASKEPANPPGPTGEKKYEKAPAMQIDKAKDYQAKISTSMGDITIDLFEKDAPIAVNNFVFLAKDKFYDGIKFHRVIKDFMIQTGDPLGSGMGGPGYTFEDELKNGHKYEPGVVAMANSGKNTNGSQFFIGSGPDVTGLDNSPNYTIFGKVTGGMDVVQKIAGTKVKKNPQTGEPSVPEQTITIKSIAITEK; encoded by the coding sequence ATGAGAAAAATGATGACAACTCTGTTCACATGTCTGACGGCAATCGCCTTGGTTACGGGTTGTTCTACAGGAAGCAATCAAGCCGCTCCTAATCAACCGACTACGCCAGCAGAGAAACCAGCATCCAAAGAGCCAGCTAACCCACCGGGTCCAACCGGAGAGAAGAAATACGAGAAGGCTCCGGCTATGCAGATTGACAAAGCAAAAGATTATCAAGCAAAAATATCTACTTCCATGGGAGACATTACAATCGATCTGTTTGAAAAAGATGCCCCCATTGCTGTCAACAACTTTGTCTTCCTCGCAAAGGACAAGTTCTATGACGGCATCAAGTTCCACCGCGTGATCAAAGACTTCATGATTCAAACAGGCGATCCATTGGGATCTGGCATGGGTGGTCCAGGTTACACGTTTGAAGACGAATTGAAAAATGGTCATAAATATGAACCAGGCGTGGTTGCCATGGCGAATTCCGGTAAAAACACGAATGGTAGCCAATTCTTCATTGGTTCTGGACCTGACGTGACAGGATTGGACAACTCTCCGAACTACACGATTTTCGGAAAAGTCACGGGTGGCATGGATGTTGTTCAAAAAATTGCCGGAACAAAAGTAAAGAAAAACCCACAAACGGGTGAACCAAGTGTTCCAGAGCAAACGATTACTATTAAATCCATTGCAATTACAGAAAAATAA
- a CDS encoding cell wall hydrolase has protein sequence MLSREAPTRFFFFLNSFGLMLLCLFVTPTSAMAPQPVPILPVLDSTTSPSEQVSKKEKKPTLSATAVKRESVQVSRDSRPRVVRNGKVKVSERDMELLARLVYAEGRGEPYEGQVAIAAVVLNRVASDDFPNTVREVIYAPNAFSPVHDGNLTHKLNESTRKAVQDAMNGKDPSNGSLYFFNPDTAKSKWIWSRPVTVEIGNHRFAR, from the coding sequence ATGTTGTCACGAGAAGCGCCAACGCGCTTTTTCTTCTTTTTGAACAGTTTTGGATTGATGCTGTTATGCTTATTTGTAACACCGACAAGTGCAATGGCACCACAACCGGTACCAATCCTCCCTGTTCTCGATAGTACAACGTCGCCATCGGAACAAGTTTCAAAGAAGGAAAAGAAACCAACCCTATCTGCTACAGCAGTAAAACGCGAGTCTGTACAGGTTAGTCGTGATAGTCGCCCCAGAGTGGTTCGCAATGGAAAAGTGAAAGTTTCGGAGAGGGATATGGAACTGCTCGCCCGGTTAGTTTATGCGGAAGGCCGGGGAGAACCGTATGAAGGACAGGTAGCGATTGCTGCCGTTGTATTGAATCGGGTTGCTTCAGATGATTTTCCAAATACGGTACGGGAGGTTATTTATGCTCCCAATGCGTTTTCGCCTGTCCATGACGGCAATTTGACACATAAATTGAATGAAAGTACGAGAAAAGCGGTCCAGGACGCAATGAATGGAAAGGATCCGAGCAACGGTTCCCTGTACTTCTTTAATCCGGATACAGCTAAATCCAAGTGGATTTGGTCACGTCCTGTAACGGTTGAGATCGGTAACCATCGTTTTGCTCGTTAA
- a CDS encoding YfhH family protein: MRLYSQMTLAELQEEMERLHVEAKEKKKLGDHSQLAIITQKYFMAKSYYLGTSEFRIGSKYSVPDYDQPFTIDYFNGVFAWGRFPDSDEQTGFPVGMLELWFD, translated from the coding sequence TTGCGTTTGTACAGTCAAATGACACTCGCAGAGCTCCAGGAGGAAATGGAGCGCCTGCACGTAGAAGCGAAAGAGAAAAAGAAGCTTGGGGATCACTCACAGCTTGCGATCATTACACAAAAGTACTTTATGGCGAAATCGTACTATTTAGGAACAAGTGAGTTCCGAATCGGCAGCAAATACAGCGTGCCTGATTACGATCAGCCGTTTACAATCGATTATTTCAACGGCGTCTTTGCTTGGGGACGTTTCCCTGATTCAGACGAGCAAACAGGTTTTCCAGTAGGAATGCTGGAACTATGGTTCGACTAG
- a CDS encoding DUF441 domain-containing protein — protein MDWISIILLVLLALGVIGNNATVSIAVAILLLMRLLSLERYFPLLEQHGLQLGIIILTIGIMTPLASGKINPSSFLEIFTNWHSLLAVAVGMFVAYLAGKGTVLMSQNPLIVTGLLLGTIAGVTFFRGVAVGPLIAAGILAFILQFLPK, from the coding sequence ATGGACTGGATTTCTATCATCCTTTTGGTACTACTTGCGCTCGGTGTTATTGGTAACAACGCAACCGTATCCATTGCCGTTGCGATTCTTCTCTTAATGAGGCTCCTGTCATTGGAACGATATTTTCCTCTACTCGAGCAGCATGGATTACAGCTCGGGATCATTATACTGACGATTGGCATCATGACACCGCTGGCAAGCGGCAAAATTAATCCTTCGTCTTTCTTGGAGATTTTCACAAATTGGCATTCGCTGCTGGCCGTCGCCGTCGGTATGTTTGTGGCCTACCTGGCGGGAAAAGGAACGGTCTTGATGTCCCAAAATCCATTGATCGTTACTGGCCTCTTGCTAGGTACAATCGCTGGTGTCACTTTTTTCCGAGGTGTTGCAGTCGGTCCTTTAATTGCAGCAGGGATTCTCGCCTTTATCTTGCAATTTCTCCCGAAGTGA
- a CDS encoding iron-sulfur cluster biosynthesis family protein: protein MIVKVTKEAEERMASTDKPIRINGELVGGCGMNVEYTLWWDSQGPEDEVYQVDSLTFLIDRETIAYIGSDLLTIDYRAQQGFRMVTPQQILAYGLQLKERWS from the coding sequence ATGATAGTAAAAGTGACAAAAGAGGCCGAAGAACGTATGGCAAGTACAGATAAGCCCATTCGGATCAACGGTGAGCTAGTCGGTGGCTGCGGGATGAATGTAGAGTATACGTTGTGGTGGGATAGCCAAGGTCCCGAGGATGAAGTCTACCAGGTCGATTCTTTGACGTTTCTGATAGATCGCGAAACGATCGCCTATATCGGATCTGATCTGCTTACGATTGATTATCGTGCACAGCAAGGCTTCCGCATGGTTACGCCACAACAAATTTTGGCCTATGGTCTTCAGCTAAAAGAGCGCTGGAGCTAA
- a CDS encoding DUF2515 family protein — MTDTTVTEISEQHLVAHIRQATTKANRNNVTRTQAYLAFYLEHQEVHWALLAHLVSRNGGWNMTDLKGEWLPLIMDAQAIEPFFWFLERSNWLIFHDAYPQLLLYAEMKRTGTDLTKLLAPLGVSVFMQSYWQEFLATKDSARLTHALIVNEQQYIEQRVVQKPFTLNRIFSSFAFVAQSALSMNQVLIPYKAHSTDRRLSLIGLHVHHFPDIRNRIQIGKTLYQQLFGDSFRFEKMASYCSRIPHTGSRADYWPHLFTPHHTPSTKEDAYQLRLDGHELLEGSPKIYSPRLQDAWADYGHDPADGVDWFRDEKWHKVVNEPASLPSIDSDSYVRSLQWIEYGVKLVSAIM; from the coding sequence ATGACAGATACGACCGTAACGGAAATTTCCGAGCAGCACCTGGTTGCTCACATCAGACAAGCAACGACCAAAGCCAATCGTAACAATGTCACCCGCACACAAGCATACCTCGCCTTTTATCTCGAGCACCAAGAGGTTCACTGGGCGTTATTGGCCCATCTGGTCTCACGAAATGGCGGGTGGAACATGACCGATTTAAAAGGAGAATGGCTACCGCTTATTATGGACGCACAAGCAATTGAGCCGTTTTTTTGGTTTTTGGAAAGATCTAACTGGCTGATTTTTCACGATGCCTATCCGCAATTGCTTCTGTATGCGGAGATGAAACGAACGGGGACAGATTTAACAAAGCTTTTGGCACCACTTGGTGTTTCAGTCTTTATGCAATCGTATTGGCAAGAGTTCCTCGCAACCAAAGACAGCGCGCGCCTTACACATGCTCTCATCGTCAATGAACAGCAATATATCGAGCAACGTGTCGTACAGAAGCCGTTTACACTAAATCGCATTTTCAGTTCGTTTGCATTCGTTGCTCAATCTGCTCTCTCGATGAATCAAGTGCTCATTCCCTATAAAGCGCATTCTACTGATCGCCGGCTTAGTTTGATCGGGTTACATGTTCATCATTTTCCCGACATCAGAAACCGCATTCAGATCGGAAAAACGTTGTATCAGCAATTGTTTGGGGATTCTTTTCGCTTCGAAAAAATGGCCTCCTACTGCTCTCGTATTCCTCATACTGGCTCCCGAGCAGATTATTGGCCGCATTTGTTCACCCCTCATCATACTCCTTCTACCAAAGAAGATGCTTATCAACTACGCTTGGATGGACATGAGTTGCTAGAAGGAAGCCCGAAGATATACAGCCCCCGTCTTCAAGATGCATGGGCTGACTATGGACACGATCCGGCAGATGGGGTAGATTGGTTTCGAGATGAAAAATGGCACAAGGTCGTGAATGAACCCGCTTCACTGCCTTCCATCGACAGTGATTCTTATGTGCGTTCGCTGCAATGGATCGAATACGGAGTCAAACTCGTCTCAGCAATCATGTAG
- a CDS encoding TIM barrel protein, giving the protein MKNFMIGQYGGFDQAKYARDFKEGFYGIEACLFESEEDIRILQRESQAKGFAVGVHFPLRACQSKLRDALFMDAHDQTRAEAFQRIERELAYMAFLSPTYVLFHYPKPVILDERVDWNVWRFHDSRDFVWEQVYTEAEFQSRSEQVFAWLAEKGKEFHFTPVLEFDALNRYVYGTKFLEDLLQKYPTIKLCLDMGRLFLQEKIDPCFDARQVIQTYTKYAFSIHLKSMKVTASGVEFVHFPVLPEWKPEEGWAPIEDYLTIIRKENPHVKIMFEHRSDQVTEEQLERCYRWVKDLLSEPHESTSSSNSI; this is encoded by the coding sequence ATGAAAAATTTCATGATTGGTCAATACGGAGGTTTTGATCAGGCAAAATACGCACGAGATTTTAAAGAGGGCTTTTACGGAATAGAGGCATGCTTATTTGAGTCGGAGGAGGATATCCGAATTTTGCAGCGCGAATCACAAGCAAAAGGATTTGCTGTTGGTGTTCATTTTCCGCTGCGTGCATGTCAATCCAAGCTGCGGGATGCTTTATTCATGGATGCTCATGATCAGACGAGAGCAGAGGCGTTTCAAAGGATAGAGAGGGAACTGGCGTATATGGCATTCCTTTCGCCAACCTATGTCTTATTCCACTATCCGAAGCCTGTCATTTTGGATGAGCGCGTCGACTGGAATGTTTGGCGTTTTCATGATTCGCGAGACTTTGTTTGGGAGCAAGTCTACACAGAAGCAGAGTTTCAATCACGTAGTGAGCAGGTGTTTGCGTGGTTAGCTGAGAAAGGCAAGGAGTTTCACTTCACACCAGTCCTTGAATTCGATGCACTCAACCGATATGTGTATGGGACAAAATTTTTAGAGGACTTGCTGCAGAAATATCCAACGATCAAGCTCTGTCTCGATATGGGTCGATTATTCCTGCAAGAAAAAATCGACCCGTGTTTCGATGCGCGTCAGGTCATCCAAACGTATACGAAATATGCGTTTAGCATTCATTTGAAGAGTATGAAGGTGACCGCGAGTGGGGTAGAATTCGTTCACTTTCCCGTTCTTCCTGAATGGAAACCAGAAGAAGGGTGGGCACCGATTGAGGACTACCTGACAATCATCCGGAAGGAAAACCCACACGTAAAGATCATGTTCGAGCATCGTTCCGACCAAGTTACAGAAGAACAGCTCGAGCGTTGCTATCGTTGGGTAAAGGACCTCCTATCTGAACCTCATGAATCCACTTCAAGTAGTAACTCGATATAG
- a CDS encoding DUF1444 family protein: MSKLDRQLKVIGQEPNIYPVLRHASMINKYPERWVVKEHTADTYVLYALDQGEGYALIEKPMLQEAGWTSEQLHAYAMENLRKLPFSVKSQEVGGQHIHFISPTDGYAASRILLDSFLAEMDQKKQGDSLGVAIPHQDVLIVADMAGEAGAHLLARLTYDFASKGQVPISVLPFYWEEGELIPFLVVTHDSGTKIERK, from the coding sequence GTGAGTAAATTGGATCGACAACTGAAAGTAATCGGTCAAGAGCCTAACATTTATCCGGTTTTGCGCCATGCCTCGATGATCAACAAGTACCCGGAGCGTTGGGTTGTGAAGGAACATACAGCAGATACGTACGTCCTGTACGCGCTAGATCAAGGGGAAGGCTACGCATTGATTGAGAAGCCGATGTTGCAGGAAGCAGGCTGGACGAGCGAGCAGCTTCATGCATACGCAATGGAAAACTTGCGAAAGCTCCCCTTTTCAGTGAAGTCACAAGAGGTAGGGGGCCAGCACATCCATTTTATTAGTCCGACAGACGGCTATGCGGCAAGCCGAATTTTGCTGGATTCATTTCTGGCGGAGATGGATCAGAAAAAGCAAGGAGACTCGCTTGGAGTCGCGATTCCGCATCAGGATGTGCTGATTGTGGCGGATATGGCAGGAGAAGCTGGAGCCCATCTGTTAGCTCGACTTACTTATGATTTTGCATCCAAAGGGCAAGTGCCGATTTCTGTCTTGCCTTTTTATTGGGAGGAAGGGGAATTGATCCCATTTCTTGTGGTGACGCACGACTCGGGTACGAAAATTGAAAGAAAGTAG
- a CDS encoding DUF3900 domain-containing protein, whose translation MNFTIDWLSFYLMEQPEEEDGIKQVRMTRYLGHDEYQKSELKDFLDGEFARIAKRKVEMNPKTEGTPTKLGQFVLEPGHPLDSNPNYALLNRLLAAETPGESKEPCQELIQSYLRTSQVRGGVMIVVRTRLDLIDERYVFILKCDFEQKTAVITDEKSLISNVRMAINAKNMKSLMYPYMIESGMNDPYHVKIHQFSHARYFEEFLRFIEYPQTMTQIVSEEVISLARQHIEYTYPEESEERVREEEAIELIAASPKRELAEKWEHETVMEAMQIITDRQPEVELKFKLDHMQIRTLLADYGTNLHIAKVNGRYLVLLEGEQLQFERGMSPVEFLKPKALTDIVKEIEERSQNVAYTPMSTPTEDDDNPPW comes from the coding sequence ATGAATTTTACAATTGATTGGTTATCCTTTTATCTGATGGAACAACCTGAAGAAGAGGATGGCATAAAACAAGTGCGGATGACGCGCTATTTGGGCCATGATGAATATCAGAAAAGCGAACTGAAAGATTTTCTCGATGGGGAATTCGCCCGGATTGCGAAAAGAAAAGTCGAGATGAATCCGAAGACAGAAGGCACGCCGACAAAACTGGGTCAATTTGTGCTGGAACCTGGACATCCATTGGACTCGAACCCTAACTATGCCCTCTTGAATCGATTGTTGGCAGCGGAGACACCAGGGGAGAGCAAGGAGCCCTGCCAGGAGTTGATTCAGTCATATTTACGAACCTCTCAGGTGAGAGGCGGGGTCATGATTGTGGTCCGGACGAGGCTCGATCTGATTGATGAGCGCTATGTCTTTATTTTAAAATGCGATTTCGAACAAAAAACAGCAGTCATCACAGACGAGAAGAGCCTCATATCGAATGTGCGCATGGCGATTAACGCCAAAAACATGAAATCGCTGATGTATCCGTATATGATCGAATCGGGAATGAATGATCCTTATCACGTGAAAATTCATCAGTTCTCCCACGCACGGTATTTCGAGGAGTTTCTGCGTTTTATCGAGTATCCGCAAACGATGACGCAGATCGTCTCTGAAGAAGTCATTTCATTGGCAAGACAGCACATTGAATATACGTATCCCGAAGAGTCGGAAGAACGGGTAAGGGAAGAGGAAGCCATCGAACTCATTGCCGCAAGTCCGAAGCGGGAGCTCGCAGAAAAATGGGAGCATGAGACTGTGATGGAAGCGATGCAAATCATTACAGATCGCCAACCAGAGGTCGAGCTGAAGTTCAAGCTGGATCATATGCAGATCCGCACATTATTGGCCGATTACGGTACCAACCTGCATATCGCGAAAGTAAACGGGCGTTATTTGGTATTGTTAGAAGGCGAGCAGCTACAGTTCGAGCGTGGCATGTCCCCTGTTGAGTTTTTAAAGCCAAAGGCATTGACGGATATCGTGAAAGAAATCGAAGAGCGAAGCCAAAACGTAGCGTATACCCCAATGAGCACGCCAACGGAGGACGACGATAATCCACCTTGGTAA
- a CDS encoding serine/threonine protein kinase, which produces MWTRMKSWWNEIIRDKPYRPGHLAGHYEITKVLGMGSYGIAYLATHNPTGNQVVLKQVKPSLRHTPKGEAMQAYEKKVLMSLSHPQFPRCLDSFTYRQDSFIVMTYLAGPTLEDMLFDQNIVADEQKCAQWIRQIGELVAYLHMQNVIHRDVRIPNVIWKGDKPYLIDFGLARFVGDRPTYTADTLSAYPSEKQLKREVAPSSDLYALGHFFLFLLYSGYESEPDAPEKSWEEELSLSPPIRTMIRRLLQMDAPYESVQDWLEELDRYLIHSHKKRAGHP; this is translated from the coding sequence ATGTGGACTCGTATGAAGTCATGGTGGAACGAAATAATACGCGATAAACCATATCGGCCCGGCCACCTGGCAGGACACTATGAAATAACAAAAGTACTGGGGATGGGGAGCTACGGGATCGCATATCTCGCAACGCACAACCCTACAGGTAATCAGGTTGTGCTGAAGCAAGTGAAACCCAGCCTGCGTCACACACCAAAAGGAGAAGCCATGCAGGCGTATGAAAAAAAGGTGCTGATGTCCCTCTCGCATCCGCAATTCCCTCGCTGTCTGGATTCCTTTACTTACCGGCAAGACTCGTTTATAGTCATGACTTATCTAGCAGGCCCGACACTCGAAGACATGTTGTTTGATCAAAACATCGTGGCTGATGAGCAAAAATGCGCCCAATGGATCCGCCAAATCGGGGAGCTCGTGGCCTACCTCCATATGCAAAATGTGATTCACCGCGACGTACGGATTCCCAACGTCATCTGGAAAGGGGACAAGCCGTACTTGATTGATTTTGGCCTCGCCAGGTTCGTTGGTGATCGACCGACATACACGGCTGATACCTTGTCCGCCTACCCGTCTGAAAAACAATTGAAGCGTGAAGTCGCTCCTTCCAGTGATTTGTACGCATTGGGACATTTCTTTTTATTTTTGCTCTATTCCGGATACGAATCGGAACCAGACGCACCAGAAAAAAGCTGGGAAGAGGAGCTTTCTTTATCTCCTCCGATTCGCACGATGATTCGGCGTTTGTTACAAATGGACGCCCCTTATGAGAGCGTTCAGGACTGGCTAGAAGAGCTAGATCGCTATTTGATCCACTCCCATAAAAAAAGAGCAGGGCATCCGTAG
- a CDS encoding DEAD/DEAH box helicase codes for MSTTFADLQISAPLLTILRERKMETPTPVQSEAIPLIMAGRDALVESPTGTGKTFAYLLPILSKVNMEQKDVQAIVLAPTHELVVQIAREAESLLPGKDTAVMSIIGGVDVKRQIEKLKKKPVLIVATPGRLLELIEQRKLKVHEVKTVVVDEADRMLDAGFGKPVQEVMKKTLRDTQRLLFSATIAEEVVHTAEIFTKDAAVIRAAAPEGAAGVAHMYLVTDPRKKVDTLRRLLRLVNVRSSIVFVNQIEKVDEIVSKLNYHNLPCRLLHRDATKEERARTLQQFRDGVFPVLITTDVSARGIDIPGVECIVHYDPASDADTYIHRSGRTGRMGRAGLVFSIVTPQEQFIIQKFSKQTGLPIAEKFMTHGALEDPRPVRKPAPAQKPGAPAKNASPAKRNQNRAHKKGSFGTK; via the coding sequence GTGAGCACCACGTTTGCAGATTTACAAATTAGCGCACCGCTGTTGACTATATTGCGAGAGCGAAAAATGGAAACACCGACACCGGTACAGAGTGAAGCCATTCCGTTGATTATGGCTGGTCGAGATGCCTTGGTTGAGTCACCGACAGGGACAGGCAAGACGTTTGCTTATCTATTGCCGATTTTATCGAAAGTCAATATGGAGCAAAAAGATGTACAGGCCATTGTACTTGCACCGACGCATGAGCTCGTTGTTCAGATTGCGCGGGAAGCAGAAAGCCTTCTGCCAGGGAAGGACACGGCTGTGATGTCTATTATTGGCGGTGTCGATGTGAAACGCCAAATCGAGAAACTGAAAAAGAAGCCTGTATTGATCGTAGCAACACCAGGAAGACTGTTGGAGCTGATTGAGCAGCGCAAGCTAAAGGTCCATGAAGTGAAGACAGTTGTTGTCGACGAGGCAGACCGTATGCTGGATGCAGGCTTTGGCAAGCCAGTCCAAGAGGTTATGAAAAAAACACTGCGTGATACGCAACGACTGTTATTCTCAGCGACAATCGCAGAGGAAGTCGTACATACGGCTGAGATTTTTACAAAAGACGCTGCCGTTATTCGTGCAGCGGCACCAGAAGGGGCCGCAGGAGTAGCACACATGTATTTGGTCACCGATCCACGCAAAAAGGTGGATACGCTCCGTCGTTTACTGCGCCTCGTCAATGTTCGCTCCTCCATTGTTTTTGTCAACCAAATCGAAAAAGTGGACGAGATTGTATCGAAGCTCAATTACCACAATTTGCCGTGCAGACTCTTGCACCGTGATGCTACGAAAGAAGAGCGTGCCCGCACCCTGCAACAATTCCGGGACGGAGTATTCCCCGTGTTGATTACGACAGATGTATCGGCACGTGGCATTGATATTCCAGGTGTGGAATGTATTGTGCATTATGATCCTGCATCGGATGCGGATACGTACATTCATCGCAGTGGTCGAACTGGGCGAATGGGGCGTGCCGGACTGGTATTTTCGATCGTTACGCCACAGGAACAGTTCATCATCCAAAAATTTTCCAAGCAAACAGGCTTGCCTATCGCTGAAAAATTCATGACCCACGGAGCGCTGGAAGATCCGCGTCCTGTACGAAAGCCCGCGCCAGCACAAAAGCCAGGAGCTCCAGCTAAAAATGCGAGCCCTGCCAAGCGGAATCAAAATCGTGCACATAAGAAGGGCAGCTTTGGAACAAAGTAG
- a CDS encoding phosphodiester glycosidase family protein, whose protein sequence is METLSRTRSRKRANRKRPWRWIKKWMLGIALTFTTLALLGIIFLFGTKNGVELREWAAGTLLTTQHDYWAPYTFLPDEKLKELKQQITHPTVINSEDTGSATTGPAIPPRSNLVTVTLPEKPKELIEVEDIDVSKGSYYFKGKIMYISDPSRVRLVVTNRKDRGDLLDEFVNKTGAIGIVNASGFADPDGYGKGARAYGVVIHEGKILQGYNPRSGETALGLTYDGKLITGSYSAEQLVKMGVRDAVSFRPQLIVNGKNMFEGKPAKSWGIQPRTAIGQKEDGTIVFAVIDGRQPGHSIGASMNDMAELLAERGVVTAMAMDGGSSSMMLHNGEAITKTSSPYHRGRYLPNAWAVF, encoded by the coding sequence ATGGAGACGTTGTCTCGGACTCGCTCACGCAAGCGAGCCAACCGCAAAAGACCATGGCGTTGGATTAAGAAATGGATGCTTGGCATAGCCTTAACCTTTACAACCTTGGCTCTACTGGGAATTATTTTTTTATTTGGAACGAAAAACGGCGTAGAATTACGCGAGTGGGCGGCAGGTACTTTGCTGACAACCCAGCACGATTACTGGGCTCCTTATACATTTTTACCCGATGAAAAACTGAAAGAACTTAAGCAGCAAATTACACATCCCACTGTTATCAATTCTGAGGATACAGGCTCAGCCACGACAGGACCTGCTATTCCGCCGAGATCGAATCTGGTAACCGTCACACTTCCAGAGAAACCAAAAGAACTAATCGAGGTCGAGGATATTGACGTCTCGAAAGGCAGTTATTACTTTAAAGGAAAAATCATGTACATTAGCGACCCGAGCAGAGTACGGCTCGTCGTCACGAATCGCAAGGACCGTGGAGATTTGCTCGATGAGTTTGTAAACAAAACAGGAGCCATCGGGATCGTCAATGCGAGTGGATTCGCCGACCCAGACGGCTACGGCAAAGGAGCACGAGCTTACGGCGTCGTCATCCACGAAGGAAAGATTTTGCAGGGCTACAACCCGAGAAGCGGAGAAACTGCGTTAGGGCTTACCTATGACGGTAAACTGATTACAGGCAGCTACTCGGCTGAACAACTCGTGAAGATGGGCGTGCGTGACGCTGTGAGCTTCCGTCCGCAGTTAATTGTAAACGGGAAAAATATGTTTGAAGGAAAGCCTGCCAAGAGCTGGGGTATTCAGCCGCGTACCGCGATTGGACAAAAAGAAGATGGGACAATTGTATTTGCAGTCATTGACGGTCGCCAACCCGGGCATTCCATCGGGGCGAGCATGAACGACATGGCGGAGCTATTGGCTGAGCGAGGTGTTGTTACGGCAATGGCTATGGACGGAGGTTCCAGCTCCATGATGCTGCACAATGGTGAGGCCATCACGAAGACGTCTTCTCCCTATCATCGAGGCCGCTATTTGCCAAATGCGTGGGCAGTTTTTTAG